AAATCACAAACTTAAAATAGTATAGTTGTAACTATAATAAAAAGGTTCACAAAATGTCCCTAAAGTCTGCCGCAGACTTGACAAGACGGTTAAGCATTACTGGCATTTTTACAGCCCTTGTCTGTATAGCGACAATAAGTTTCACTGTTTATGTACCCAGCACCAAAGGCTATTTTAACATAGGGGAAACAATGGTTTACACATCAGCCTTGCTTTTCGGCCCCTACGTAGGAGCCGTTGCTGGTGGTGTTGGTTCTATGCTTGCAGATGTTTTCCTCGGTTATTATTATTATGCACCTGCAACTTTGGTGATTAAAGCCTTTGAAGGTTTTCTCGTCGGTTTCCTCAGCCGAAAAGGGCGAGTTTTTGTTAGGTCTTACACCAAACGTGAATGGAGAATTTTCACGATTGAAATGGGGATACTCGTAGGAACACTTATCAGCCTTATTGGTTATCTCTATTACAGCGGTCTTGTTGAATTATACTCTGGCATAGTTTCCACAGAAAATCCGGCATCAACATTTTTCATTCCAGTTGAGTTTTGGTTTGGAATAGGCGTCCTCACAGTTGCCCTAATAGCAGTTTTATCCTTAATATCTGAATCCGAATTCAGTTTAGCGATAGTTTCATGCATCTTTGGAGGGTTGTTGATGGTTTTTGGTTACTTCCTCTACGAGCAACTTTTCCTCGGAGTGTTTGCCTTCGCCGAAGTCCCCATAAACATTGGGCAAATGACTGTTGGCGTAATTGTTGCAGCTCCCATTGTTCGAATTGTAAAGCAAGCCTTGCCACAACTTAAAAGCTAAAAATGCTGAAATATCCGTTGAGGCATTAAAATTGAAACTGCCATTTGGAAAGGTTCCCATTGAAATACTGAAAGAGGTTGTCTTCAAAAATCTGGGGTTTAAACGCAGGGAGGTTGTCCTCG
This sequence is a window from Candidatus Bathyarchaeia archaeon. Protein-coding genes within it:
- a CDS encoding ECF transporter S component, with protein sequence MSLKSAADLTRRLSITGIFTALVCIATISFTVYVPSTKGYFNIGETMVYTSALLFGPYVGAVAGGVGSMLADVFLGYYYYAPATLVIKAFEGFLVGFLSRKGRVFVRSYTKREWRIFTIEMGILVGTLISLIGYLYYSGLVELYSGIVSTENPASTFFIPVEFWFGIGVLTVALIAVLSLISESEFSLAIVSCIFGGLLMVFGYFLYEQLFLGVFAFAEVPINIGQMTVGVIVAAPIVRIVKQALPQLKS